CCGTCTGATGTCAATAGCCAGGCTAGAATATCTTCTCCCATCTCTGGTTCAGGTGTTTTCGTCGACCTGAAAACGGGAATCTAATCGTCGCCTAGGACTACTGCAATTCGATTGAGATCCCACCTCTGGTCTGATACATAGTCACACACCCATTCCTCCAACATATTAGGAAACACCTCGGGCTGAGCAAAATCAATCAGGTTGTGTACCCCTGGCATCCAATTATCATTCCAGAAGTTAATATTTTCACCGGACCTAAGTCTCCAAACAAGATTGTCAGCAAACTTTTTCCAAACATGAAAGATACATTTTCAAGCATTAGACGAAGATAGATGTTTTGTGATAAGTGGCAGGGAGTCATCTTCACATCCATACTTGCTGCGGACTATCTTTACCCATAGCGCATCCTTATTATGGATTAGCTTCCAGGCCAGCTTCATAAGATTTGCATTATTCAACACTCTAGCCGGTCTGAGGCCCAAACCGCCTTGGCTTTTGGGAAGGCAAACTTTCTCCCAACTCATGAGATGAGATTTCCTCCCTGAGCTAACACTTCCCCACAAAAAAATTATGCAGATTTTATCAATGCTATCACAAATGCTTAGAGGAAGTTTCATGGTCTGCATGACATAGGAAGGAATAGACGCCAGTGCTGATTGAGTGAGAGTAACTCTGCTCGCAAGAGAAAGATTTGTAGCCTTCCACGAACTAAGTCTATTAGCCATTCTATCTAATATGAATTAAAAGTCCTCCTTCTTGGAACGACCATGAAGGAGAGGGACTCCAAGGTACTTACCCATATTGTTTGTTAGCCTCATTCCCAAAGCATCACTCATTTCTTTTTTCCTAGCGAAGCACATATTATCAGAGAAGTaaacacaagatttaaaataatttatcttTTGACCCGAACATTTACAAAACAAATCCAGAATGCCCCGTACAACTTCAACCTGCTCCATGGAAGCTTTCCCGAATAGAACAATATCGTTAGCAAAGCAAAGATGGGCGAGTTTCGGCCCACCTCTATTCAAAACCATTGCCTCCCAAAAATTCTGATTAACAGCAAAGGAGATAATCTGCGACAGTCTTTCTATACATAAAACAAAGACATATGGTGACATAGGATCACCCTGTCGAATACCTCTGGAAGGAGTGAAAGAATTGGACGGGATACCATTCCACAGGACTTTCATCTCCGCAGACGAATAGCAATGAGAGATCAGGTCAACTAGATTCTCTGGCAGTCTAGCTTCAATTAAAGTATCCCTGATAAACTCCCAGTTCAAAAGATCATAGGCTTTCACCAAATCTATCTTAATAACCATATAACCGCAAGCACCTTTCTTGATCCTCATGGAATGGATGGCCTCTTGGGCTATGATAATATTATCTGCACTCTGCCTGCCAGGGACAAAACTTGACTGGGAGGGGCCAATTAATTTGGGCATGACCTGCTTCAGCCGATGAGAGATAATCTTTGTAATGAGCTTATACGAAACATTACAAAGCCCAATAGGCCGAAAGTGGCTAAAAGTTTTTGGAGCGTCAATCTTCGAGATAAGCGAGATATAAGTGCTATTTGCcactttaatttctttatgATTGTTGAAAATCCGAAAAACCCAATTTACCACCGAGGTTTTAACAGATTCCCAGTTGCTTTGATAAAACATCGGAGGCAAGCCGTCAGGCCCCGGTGCCTTCCAGGCTCCCATAGAGAATATAGCAGATTAGATTTCTTCAACAGTCACCATTCTTCCTAGCTGATTTTGCTCCTCATATAATAGAGTCGAAAACAAGTCTGGAGCATTTAGTTTCTCACAATTCCCATCATCAGTATACAGAGTTAGAAAGTGTTGTGCTccaatattttgaatttattgcACATCATCGATCCACTGTCCTTCTGCATTTTTAATCATGGTTACTTTATTTCTTCTCCTCTTGGCAGATGCTGTGTTATGGAAATAAGCAGTATTCTTATCACCATAATTAATCCATTTGCACCTAGAACATTGTTTCCAGTAGACTTCTTCCTGAATAAGCAAAGTTTCCAATTCCTTCCACAATTGGATTTGAAGATTATCAAGAAAAGGATTCGGCGTGAAACTGAGATTAGCAGAAATACCATTTAATCTCGCCAATAGCCgatttttccttttaattagaTCACCAAACACCTCTCGATTCCAAATTTTAGCAGCCTCCATGAAAGTGGAGATATTTACCTCCAGCTGATTATCAACATCCCAACTACTCCTTAGCAAGTTATTAAAATCATTGTGAGTCATCCATGCCGCAATAAACCGAAATGGGCGAGTAGAGGAGCCAGGATATTCGGAAGATCTCAAATCAAGTAATAACGGGGCATGATCAGATTTCAGTTT
The genomic region above belongs to Arachis stenosperma cultivar V10309 chromosome 5, arast.V10309.gnm1.PFL2, whole genome shotgun sequence and contains:
- the LOC130980618 gene encoding uncharacterized protein LOC130980618; the encoded protein is MARRELVAPWMAPQNSSTASSRAADRRRRGFPYLPSSLGLGGLSGVEREPGRVTDTGGTSTLSRDHVRFSNCLFECGLQDTGFQGQPFTWQRGSIRRRLDKYVANTSWVQRFNHAVVKHLPKLKSDHAPLLLDLRSSEYPGSSTRPFRFIAAWMTHNDFNNLLRSSWDVDNQLEVNISTFMEAAKIWNREVFGDLIKRKNRLLARLNGISANLSFTPNPFLDNLQIQLWKELETLLIQEEVYWKQCSRCKWINYGDKNTAYFHNTASAKRRRNKVTMIKNAEGQWIDDVQ